In Sandaracinaceae bacterium, the genomic window CGCACGCGCTGGCGGGCGCGCCCAACGACGGGCTCGGCATCTTGCGCGCGGCGTCCCTCACGGAGGCCCACTTCGCGTACCTGGCCGCGGCCGCTGCGACGCGCAGCGTGGACGAGGCGCTGCACGCGGGGGACTTCGGGCACGCGCAAGGAGAGGCGGAGGCAGCCATCGCCGCGCTGCCCGAGAACGCCCACGCCGCGCTCTTGCAGGTGCGCGTGCTGTCCGCCCGAGGCGAGACCGACGCTGCCACCGAGGCGCTCGAGGCGCTGCGCGAGACCGCCCCGCGCGACGCGCTGATGGAGGCCGAGCTGCTGCACGTGGCCGCGCTGATCGCCCTCGACAGCCAGGACACGGACCTGCTCGGTCATGCGCTGCACGCCGTGCAGGCGGCCATCCGCGTTTCGGGTCCGGCCGCGCGCTTCGAGGCCACGCGCGGGGCGCTGCTGTACGAGCAGGGGCGCATGGGCGAGGCCTTCGACGCGCTCCAGCGCGCCTACAAGAGCACGCGCGACGCCATCCTCGAGGACCACTGCGTGGCCTACCTGACCATGGTCACCCAAGCGCTCGGGCGCACCGAGGACTACACCCGCTTCGCCCGCGAGCTGACGCGACGCGGCACCCATGCGCACCTGCGGCGCAAGCTGGCCGCGCACGGTGGCGCGGGGCCGGGCACGGGCGGGCCGCTCGCTCCGTGAATCGTGAGTCTGCGCGCCGCGCCCTCCACGCCACCCTCGCAGCGGTCCTGTGCCTCGCCTGCGCGAGCGACGCCGCAGCGCAGTGGCAGACCCGTGACCCGGGCACCTGGGGCGCGCGCCGCTGCCAGTCGCGCAACCTCATCTCGGGCGGTCTCATCCTGAGCTCCTCGGGCCTGCCCCTGCTCGCGCGCGAAGAGCACGCGCACGCAGGGGTGGGCATCGTCCTCGCCGGCGCAGCCGTGTCCCTCACGGGCGTGGGCCTGCGCGTGCGCCTCCACAGCGACCCAGGACGCGACAGCGCGTACGACCGCTGGCCCGAGGACCGCTGCCGGGCCCGTGCGCTGAGCATCCGCGGCGGCCTCTACCTGGGCACCGCCATCGTCGCCCTGGTGCGCCTGCTGCGCATCCCCGACGAGCAAGCCACGCCGGGCACGCGGGCCGCCGCCGCGCTCATCGCCATCGTCCCGCCCGCGCTGATCGGCATCATCTTCAGCGCCGTGGGGCTGCGACGCCTGCGCCGCCTGGGGCCACGCCCGGCCGAGGAGCCGGGCCTGCCGAGCGCGCTGGGCGAGCCGCAGGACGCCTTCTGGTTGACCATCCCGCTCGCGTTCTGAGCGGCGCCGCGCGCGGCCCCAGCACCGCACCCCGCCTATCCATCACGGAGCCACTGCTCAGCATGGCGCAGCTGAGGCACTCCCTGGCCCGCCAATTCCGGAAAGTCGTCGTGCATCTGCAGGGCTGCCACGTCTCTCCGGTTTCCCAGGTGGTTCGGCCTGGGGGTGGGAGCGGCATAGGGAGCGTGCAGCACGTTGTCCACGCTGTTGTACACGAAGAACAGGTTGGAACGCGGCCACGGCGACATGTTCTCGTTGGAGGCGTGCAGTGTATTGCACTCGAACAGCAGGAGAGACCCGGCTGGCCCCTTCGGCGCCTGGATGCCCCCGCGTTGGGCGAGCATCGACAGGGTGTGCTTGTCGGGAATGCCCGTGTCCTGGCGCTCGAGCGAGTGGACCCAGTTGTTTCTCGGCGTCTCACCGACGCAGGGGATGAAGTAGTGGTGAGACCCTGGAATGAGCATCAGCGGTCCATTGAACTCGTCATTCGCGGTGAGCATGATGGACGCGCTCACCGCACGCATGTCGGACATCCCGTCCTCCGCGTGCCACGTCTCAAAGTCCGAGTGCCATTGAAATCCGCTCCCATCAAACCCGAACTTATCGTTGATTCTCGACTGGTGTATGTAGACTTCGCTGCCCAACAGCTGACGAACCATTCCAAGGATGCGTAGGTCGCGAGTCAGCTTGTCGAAGCGCTCCGATATTCGGTGCATGTCGAACACGGAGCGAATGCGTCCGCTCTTCGGGTCCTGGATGACCAAGTCGGACCTCATGAGCTCGTCGTCGTTCGAGATCTCCACGAGCTCTTCGAAGAACGGCTGGATCCGATCGTGCGAAAAGAACCCTTCGAACCACAGATATCCGTCTCGCTCGTAGCGAGACAGAGACACCTCGTCGAGCGGCCCGTCCCATCGATGGTGGTTTCGAGAGTGAATGACGGGTTCGAGTCTCGGAGACGGGTCGGCAGGTTCTCGTAGCCGAGTGGGGTACTTGCATTCCTGGCTGTTCACATGGCTCCTCAGGCGAGGTCGCAAGAACGCAGCACTTGCGTTCCGATTGCTGCGAAGCGTGTCGTGACGTGCAAAAGTGCACCAACGCGCGGGAGGCACAAAGCGCTCCCATGTTCGCTCGAATAGGCCGGCTACCACGTTTGAGCGCGATCCACAAACATGGGAGCCGCGTGCCTTGCCCGCGAGCCTCTGAAGTCTTGACACCCCCCGGTTGACCGGCTGATTCGTCGAGGAAACGCGGCGTCAAAATTCGACACCATCGTGGCATTAATTCCGCTGCGGTACGTTGGTAGGGGATGCCGACGTCATCGAGCCAGACCGCTTTATTCGAGAGAGTGGATCCGACCACGGTGACGAGCCTGTTCAGCGGGGGTCAGGTGCGGATCCTGGTGCACGGCCACGTGGTCTACGAATACCAGGAGGACGACCTGACCCACCGAGATCTGGCCGTCATAGGGCTCCGGAGGATCGGCCTTCGAGGCAAGCGCATTGCGATGGTGTGCCGCGTGAGCGAGTCGGAGGTCACGCGAGTGCGTCGACGCTACGAGAAGGGCGGCACGGCCGGTCTGGTGCGCGCGCCAACGCGCGAAGGGCTTTCACCGCTGAGCGCGGAGGAGCGCTCGCGCGCCATCGCGATGCGAAGCGCCGGGGCATCACTGGACACCGTGGCGCGGACGATGCGGCTGTCCCTGCCGCGCGTCATCGCGACGCTCGACGCGGAGGGATTGGGGTCCGTGGGGCGCGGTCATCGCTTGCGCACCCACCTCCCGGCGCAGCTTCCTCTGACGTCGGTGGAGCCTGAGCCGAGCCCCGCGGACGAGCCTGCCGCCGAGCCCGAGACGCGTCCTGCGCGCGATGCGGAGGACGACGAAGAGCTGCGCCCCGGCATGCCGCTCGCGGCGGGGACCGAGCACCGCTCGCAGTACGCAGGCCTGGTGCTGCTGACGAGCACGCTGTGCGACTTGGGCATCGTCCCGGCGCTGAAAGTGGCCTCGGCCAAGCGCTCGGACAAGGCGGTGTACTCGGCGCCGACCATCGCGATGACCCTCTGCGCGGGCATCGCGGCGGGGTACCACTCGCTCGAGTCTCTGCACGAGCGCGATGCGTACGGGCTCGGGGTGGTGCTCGGCACCGAGCGATGCCCGAGCGTGCGGACGATGCATCGCGCGCTCACCCAGATGACGGCCACTTATGATCGCGTCGCGCTGCACGGCGAGCTCGCGCGCCACCTTGCCCGCCGCGCTCCGATGGACGTCCGCGTCTTCGGTGTCGACATCCACTTCAAGACGTACACAGGCAAGGAGCGCATCGACAAGGGCTGGAACAGCAAGCGCCGCCTCGCCGAGAAGGGCCTCGCCGACGTGGTGGTCACCGACGCGATGGGTCGTGCCTGGTTCCGCGAGCCGGTCCCCGCGGGCAGCCACCTC contains:
- a CDS encoding site-2 protease family protein; the encoded protein is MLYDPAPRRPMSPGERWTAGGFLLLLFGLFIADVLVPFEPRKLAFPLLLLFWAPALVIHECGHALAAKLVGWRVTQMVLGLGPELFRFRVGETRVVVRALLAEGYVVPTPRSGELARAKSAFVYAAGPLAELLVAAVIALAWGWDPFFVQADDYALIASQSAALALAFGGLTNLIPHALAGAPNDGLGILRAASLTEAHFAYLAAAAATRSVDEALHAGDFGHAQGEAEAAIAALPENAHAALLQVRVLSARGETDAATEALEALRETAPRDALMEAELLHVAALIALDSQDTDLLGHALHAVQAAIRVSGPAARFEATRGALLYEQGRMGEAFDALQRAYKSTRDAILEDHCVAYLTMVTQALGRTEDYTRFARELTRRGTHAHLRRKLAAHGGAGPGTGGPLAP
- the thpD gene encoding ectoine hydroxylase codes for the protein MNSQECKYPTRLREPADPSPRLEPVIHSRNHHRWDGPLDEVSLSRYERDGYLWFEGFFSHDRIQPFFEELVEISNDDELMRSDLVIQDPKSGRIRSVFDMHRISERFDKLTRDLRILGMVRQLLGSEVYIHQSRINDKFGFDGSGFQWHSDFETWHAEDGMSDMRAVSASIMLTANDEFNGPLMLIPGSHHYFIPCVGETPRNNWVHSLERQDTGIPDKHTLSMLAQRGGIQAPKGPAGSLLLFECNTLHASNENMSPWPRSNLFFVYNSVDNVLHAPYAAPTPRPNHLGNRRDVAALQMHDDFPELAGQGVPQLRHAEQWLRDG